Proteins from a single region of Trichoderma asperellum chromosome 3, complete sequence:
- a CDS encoding uncharacterized protein (EggNog:ENOG41), with product MPLYQVEHSDPLTRAEKDELAAKITDIHKTTYGTPTPFISVVFEDISKTDFYEGGVLKPGYNRIFAIVRIGGSRTTKVFNELCVKLSNAWREVISRNDSATSNVERKLAGAFVLRSINAMWEHGFILPEPGQDKE from the exons ATGCCGCTGTATCAAGTAGAACATTCTGACCCCTTGACAAGGGCAGAAAAGGACGAGCTGGCAGCAAAAATAACAGACATTCACAAGACTACATATGGTACTCCTACGCCTTTTATAAGTGTGGTTTTCGAAGACATCTCAAAGACGGATTTCTACGAAGGAGGAGTACTA AAACCAGGCTACAATCGTATATTTGCCATTGTGCGAATAGGAGGATCTCGGACAACAAAAGTCTTCAACGAGCTTTGTGTTAAGCTTTCCAATGCTTGGCGTGAGGTCATCTCCAGGAACGATTCTGCGACTAGCAACGTAGAGCGAAAATTGGCTGGTGCATTTGTGCTAAGAAGCATCAACGCGATGTGGGAGCACGGCTTTATTCTGCCCGAG CCCGGCCAAGATAAGGAGTAG
- a CDS encoding uncharacterized protein (MEROPS:MER0078639~SECRETED:SignalP(1-17)), which produces MKASCLLFFGITAQVTANPVKQREETRQPERIVELSVALKPESRQLLEQALDNLSSPSSSRYGQYLGREAAKALLRPRQASTDVVRGWLSQAGIPANHILTDEQFVYVQTNAERVEALLGVHYNATRGSQTFAVSSLPQNIQDHVMTIQYAPAHRTTACPLLKANISSPGANTKYHPLDQHLTNARVEWERCKSEITPACLRRLYHAGDYQARHEEKNLVGVAGFDGQAAQYHELGEFLHRFAPYSANANFSIASVYGGTSPQGTNFPSSEANQDVQYAIAMGQNVPVRFYATGGRNHDIVPDLDLVDPFNQYLEPYLEFANHLLNLPDDKLPSVVSISYGANEQLFPKPYAQQVCDMFGQLGTRGVSIIVSSGDFGPGLSCQSNDGAKTTKFIPSFPATCPYVTSVGSTQGINPEIVANFSAGGFSDYFARPKWQDEAIGGYLQLYGNEWKGYYNPRGRGFPDVAAQGVNYRFWNHGKSDLTTGTSVSTPVFAALIALLNDHRSKSGLPTMGFLNPWIYGIGNRAFTDYSITESKSIGCQGESLSGLPSSVIPNAGWSAVKGWDPVSGWGTPLFDKMMSASCGDVYEVES; this is translated from the exons ATGAAAGCATCGTGTCTGCTTTTTTTCGGCATCACCGCCCAGGTCACTGCAAATCCCGTCaagcagcgagaagagaCTCGACAGCCAGAACGGATTGTGGAACTCTCTGTCGCCCTGAAACCAGAATCTCgccagcttcttgaacaAGCCCTTGACAATCTTTCTAGTCCTTCCAGCTCACGATATGGACAGTACCTTGGCCGCGAAGCAGCCAAAGCTTTACTCCGTCCTCGGCAAGCCTCTACTGATGTAGTCCGGGGGTGGTTGTCCCAAGCTGGCATCCCTGCTAACCATATTCTGACTGATGAACAATTTGTTTATGTTCAGACAAACGCTGAGAGAGTGGAGGCGCTCCTGGGAGTACATTATAACGCGACCCGTGGTTCACAGACCTTTGccgtttcttctttgcctcaaAACATCCAAGACCATGTAATGACCATTCAGTACGCTCCAGCACATCGAACAACAGCCTGTCCTCTGCTCAAGGCGAATATATCCTCCCCAGGTGCGAATACAAAATATCATCCTCTTGATCAACACTTGACGAACGCCAGAGTTGAGTGGGAGAGGTGCAAGTCTGAGATCACGCCAGCCTGCTTGAGGAGGCTGTACCACGCCGGCGACTATCAAGCGAGGcacgaagagaagaatcttGTCGGCGTAGCTGGTTTCGACGGC CAAGCTGCTCAATACCACGAGTTGGGCGAATTCCTACACAGATTCGCACCCTATTCTGCCAACGCCAATTTCTCCATTGCATCGGTATATGGAGGAACCAGCCCTCAGGGAACCAATTTCCCTTCGAGCGAGGCCAATCAAGATGTCCAGTATGCCATTGCAATGGGGCAAAATGTACCGGTGCGCTTTTATGCAACCGGAGGCCGAAACCACGATATTGTCCCGGACTTGGA TCTAGTCGATCCCTTCAACCAATATCTCGAGCCCTATCTCGAATTTGCAAACCACCTCCTCAACCTCCCCGACGACAAACTCCCCAGTGTAGTCTCGATCTCGTACGGCGCCAACGAGCAGCTCTTTCCAAAGCCCTACGCCCAGCAGGTCTGCGACATGTTTGGGCAGCTCGGCACGCGTGGCGTCTCCATCATTGTGTCCTCTGGCGATTTCGGCCCCGGGTTGTCATGCCAGTCAAATGATGGTGCGAAGACGACCAAGTTTATTCCTTCGTTCCCTGCAACGTGTCCGTATGTGACGAGCGTGGGGTCGACGCAGGGCATCAATCCCGAGATTGTGGCCAACTTTTCGGCGGGTGGGTTTTCTGACTACTTTGCACGGCCGAAGTGGCAGGATGAAGCCATTGGGGGGTATCTGCAGCTCTATGGAAACGAGTGGAAGGGATATTATAATCCTCGTGGAAGAGGGTTTCCTGATGTGGCTGCCCAGGGAGTGAATTATCGGTTTTGGAATCATGGCAAAAGCGACTTGACAACGGGAACGAG CGTTTCTACGCCGGTATTTGCAGCTCTTATTGCATTGCTCAACGATCATCGATCCAAGAGCGGGCTACCAACGATGGGGTTCTTGAATCCTTGGATCTATGGTATTGGCAACCGTGCATTCACAGA CTATAGTATCACAGAATCCAAGTCCATCGGATGTCAAGGGGAATCTCTTTCCGGCCTCCCATCGTCTGTGATTCCCAACGCCGGCTGGAGCGCTGTGAAGGGATGGGATCCGGTATCGGGATGGGGAACGCCACTGTTTGACAAGATGATGAGCGCATCCTGCGGAGATGTATACGAGGTGGAGAGTTGA
- a CDS encoding uncharacterized protein (EggNog:ENOG41) has protein sequence MSQLTCNDILNWLTPISYGPVQSNYIRKRQKDTGQWLLDSTVFNAWVATEQKTLFCPGIPGAGKTILTSIVVDRLTSEFEGGPSVGVGYIYCNFKRSNEQSIHDLLANLLKQLLLKKLAEDSAPLPQIVENLYTRHQAHRTKPSREELSAALHSVAAKYSRVFIVIDALDECQSDGCWAGLLAELFNLQNSQRINIFATSRHVPEIIDQFKGKSESLEIRASDQDVERFLDMEIQNLGLSRACVRENHELQQEIKTGIAKSAGGMFLLAQIYINTLSGKTSTNEIRSALRAFQNQNPESSGDREVIALKTAYEQTIKRIKNQQPGQVK, from the exons ATGTCTCAACTTACATGTAATGATATTCTCAATTGGCTCACGCCAATCAGCTACGGCCCCGTGCAAAGCAACTACATTAGGAAGCGACAAAAAGACACCGGCCAATGGTTGCTAGACTCAACAGTATTCAATGCATGGGTGGCAACTGAGCAGAAAACGTTATTCTGTCCGGGCATCCCCGGGGCTGGGAAGACTATTCTCACGTCCATCGTGGTTGACCGTCTAACGTCTGAATTCGAAGGCGGTCCAAGTGTGGGAGTTGGCTATATCTACTGCAATTTCAAGCGGAGTAACGAACAGAGCATCCATGATCTGCTCGCCAACCTATTAAAACAGCTGTTGTTAAAAAAGCTGGCTGAGGATTCTGCTCCCTTGCCACAGATTGTGGAAAATCTCTACACCCGCCACCAGGCACATCGGACAAAGCCGTCACGAGAAGAACTTTCGGCTGCTCTCCATTCCGTTGCCGCCAAATATTCGAGAGtattcatcgtcatcgatgCGCTCGATGAATGTCAGTCGGATGGCTGCTGGGCAGGGCTGCTCGCGGAGCTCTTTAATCTGCAGAATAGTCAGCGAATTAACATTTTCGCAACATCGAGGCACGTTCCAGAGATCATTGATCAATTCAAGGGCAAAAGCGAGTCGTTGGAGATTCGAGCGAGCGATCAAGATGTGGAGAGATTCCTGGACATGGAAATACAAAATTTGGGTCTGTCGCGAGCTTGTGTGCGGGAAAATCATGAACTACAACAAGAAATCAAAACTGGCATCGCGAAATCTGCCGGCGGAAT GTTTCTCCTTGCACAGATCTATATCAATACACTTTCTGGTAAAACATCAACAAATGAGATCCGAAGCGCACTGAGAGCCTTTCAAAACCAGAACCCAGAATCAAGCGGAGACAGAGAGGTTATTGCATTGAAAACGGCATATGAGCAAACAATCAAGAGGATTAAGAACCAACAACCCGGCCAAGTGAAGTGA
- a CDS encoding uncharacterized protein (EggNog:ENOG41) encodes MLASCQVMDNPEGHQYWLSVYQGMTSIHLAACFGLKRIITNLLANGYDIDVRGHCNETPLHAASDCGQEAAARLLLEFGADIEARNWPYHQTPLHLAASDGNERVVKLLLDKGANIDAKDNEVHSFPMVDDEYGGTPLCLAVVMEHEAVVRLLLEKGADVEAENNDGVVKHTPLFLAAWIGNEDIVRLLIENGADIEVKDKDEGFTALHQAAKEGHTDVVRVLLEAGADIEARYRPDEATPLATAAGAGRTDVVELLLEKGADIEARNDGRETGHTPLFLAAWMGHEDVVCVLILKGADIEVKDEGYACTALHQAAKEGHTDVVRVLLHAGANIETRGGRDNTTPLFTAVKNGKTKIVKLLLEKGADIEARSWGDKEALNPAKDKTNHEALDLLAGKKAEIEEKEKKR; translated from the coding sequence ATGTTGGCATCATGCCAAGTAATGGATAACCCTGAAGGACATCAGTATTGGCTCTCGGTGTATCAGGGAATGACTTCCATTCACCTTGCTGCGTGTTTCGGTTTGAAGCGCATCATAACTAACCTACTCGCGAATGGCTACGACATAGATGTTAGAGGTCACTGTAATGAGACGCCGCTTCATGCAGCGTCGGATTGtggccaagaagctgctgctagacTGCTACTGGAGTTTGGCGCTGACATTGAGGCTAGGAATTGGCCTTACCATCAGACACCGCTTCATCTAGCCGCATCTGATGGGAATGAGCGTGTAGTCAAGTTGCTGCTCGACAAGGGCGCCAACATTGATGCCAAAGATAACGAAGTTCACTCCTTTCCGATGGTAGATGACGAGTATGGTGGAACGCCGCTTTGTCTAGCCGTAGTGATGGAGCATGAAGCTGTTGTTAGGCTGTTACTCGAAAAAGGTGCCGATGTTGAGGCTGAGAATAATGATGGAGTGGTTAAACATactcctctctttctggcTGCCTGGATAGGGAACGAAGATATCGTCAGGCTGTTAATCGAGAATGGCGCTGATATTGAAGTGAAAGACAAAGATGAGGGTTTTACGGCGCTTCACCAAGCCGCCAAAGAGGGGCATACGGATGTTGTCAGAGTGTTGCTTGAGGCAGGCGCCGATATTGAGGCGAGGTATCGCCCAGATGAGGCAACGCCGcttgccactgctgctggagcaggaAGGACTGATGTTGTTGAGCTTCTGCTTGAAAAAGGCGCGGATATTGAGGCTAGGAATGATGGCAGAGAGACTGGACATACTCCTCTCTTTCTAGCTGCCTGGATGGGGCATGAAGATGTCGTCTGTGTGTTAATCCTAAAAGGCGCTGATATTGAAGTGAAAGACGAAGGCTACGCATGTACGGCGCTTCACCAAGCCGCCAAAGAGGGGCATACGGATGTTGTCAGAGTGTTGCTTCACGCAGGCGCTAATATTGAGACGAGGGGCGGCCGGGATAATACAACGCCGCTTTTCACTGCCGTTAAAAATGGAAAAACTAAAATTGTTAAGCTTCTGCTTGAGAAGGGCGCTGATATCGAGGCGAGGAGTTGGGGTGACAAAGAGGCGCTCAACCCGGccaaagacaagacaaaTCATGAAGCCCTCGACCTGCTGGCTGGGAAGAAAGCTgagattgaagagaaagaaaaaaagagatga
- a CDS encoding uncharacterized protein (EggNog:ENOG41) — MQSWPGAGQNGANDGHNSWQSGFAYADQNNQFDPSQAWPQPGAEQPFSHLDPQDPSTSNYFEAPHQGNANAYLGGGLHAAASSQAPFHAGHGTLALNQQFSQPGQDVLDPAFSNIHPELYGHQPKVSLAGDGIGQMGQVQSHPHAHPQGFNQHEFPFASQNDQLYDAPGPYSQPQQVTQPARQGSNTPVQHFENLHGGFPQGPRFGQSPQPPSVQHQQQPPYRQGQPFSDQYQLNNGLSYQQPNSSQYSTQQGYAPQKPNTFTPPQQGTPVQQQQLAPQPLQQQPGAPSSAHSTMRVNPNAQYGAAQQPVSTGAIATSTIPPAIPPVISQPVESGPKKRKRATKSTPEPAVPEQPAYPIDFPVDILPRKSEDPEILSVPLPSAEEAQLIAQFAKRNKAAQNKYPSIKGLPYLVYDGTIKLPAPKSYDKLSPCIALPPHGDRSLVPELGYLPCEIQGKFTTQYRPSADRSGLDERREEAKQLLDEYDRSMYSLGKRRPKYTEYPHAFKEQLKSDEASKNKAEKRAKKEQEDDRAKPIRPLVRPTDPTEAAAWDIIGIVNIEPSVARTSSLIAGRVQQAGEFFIKLRGEMNKAKLDVDNATKNEVPEPELAELKRVAEQKKEAFYRALDVTIEHADDGVLDNLGGHQKLVLSLVNAMISSIKAGDFSGKLPKALLEIFTHFRMTKRIAETTNFETVRKRFEDKGDDEVKEMAREIAANMKKVTKTAEPETATGYTGTSAASRAKAGIKSSADASSAKRARDDDSDSRTVKKIAVEPGSSSLSKKLAQPKIQQPAVSKIIAPKGLSSILPGKARPVSKPVVKSDADSPSTSSDDKIKVDAKKVVTKTEPSKSTVPKVEAKPLTAKVSSTSSSSALSGIASLLDSINAPKPAEVPAPATKETRESDTPEAPEEKAKRLRKEARRKLRVSWKPETELVQVRIFHKDDEEDEGRGSNLTRDAADDRSEGMVLKQRADVEDDEDDDDIPYQPWLGPVGIDFSALADDVRAKNYVTRGGTVTFTTDEQQRIAEREQRELMAIYTDVDDIPATPKSPLPEAATTASTEAKTGYLPREDAKFEEIQLRWRDEQQYGLDEALRSAMKRLDAKHSPSSKLDSILGRLQGSTSTSASSSQPMASLHSQYSLPLLLGAAAEKQLLAVLQSDKTKAWRDPNPVLYGDSVRVYNYTDPTVRLNGSAVEEVVKSLISKAYPPTSPPDWLSFDQERVREWWFGYNKEVAARQKKEDEAKAKAEAEANALKVAAATAAAAAATANPANTQSQDWSAQYAQQQNYAPYMALLQQMTGGQLPSAAAPASAQHPQIPDGQLQSILAAINQPQQAAPAQAANIASYLNPNDPSYQQLMMLTQMAQGQQQPPPPPPPPPSSFDHRPERDWDRNDNQRGSEQHGKEGRKKKGTLPPHKPANKALIGTKPCTFWQQGKCARGDKCTFRHG; from the exons ATGCAGTCCTGGCCTGGCGCTGGTCAGAATGGCGCAAATGACGGACATAATTCCTGGCAATCCGGCTTCGCATATGCCGACCAAAACAACCAATTCGACCCTAGCCAGGCATGGCCGCAGCCAGGCGCTGAGCAACCCTTCTCCCACCTAGATCCGCAGGATCCCTCCACGTCCAACTACTTTGAGGCGCCGCACCAGGGAAATGCGAATGCCTaccttggcggcggccttcACGCTGCGGCCTCTAGCCAGGCCCCGTTCCATGCTGGCCATGGCACGCTCGCTTTAAATCAGCAGTTCTCGCAGCCTGGCCAAGATGTGCTAGATCCTGCCTTCAGTAATATCCACCCCGAACTGTATGGACACCAGCCCAAGGTCAGCCTGGCGGGAGATGGAATTGGCCAGATGGGACAGGTTCAGAGCCACCCACATGCCCATCCTCAGGGATTCAACCAGCACGAATTTCCATTTGCCTCGCAGAACGACCAGCTGTACGACGCTCCCGGTCCCTATAGCCAGCCTCAACAGGTCACCCAGCCAGCGCGCCAAGGAAGCAACACTCCAGTCCAGCATTTTGAAAATCTGCATGGAGGCTTCCCCCAGGGCCCTCGCTTCGGGCAGTCGCCCCAGCCGCCGTCAGtacagcatcaacagcaaccTCCTTATCGTCAGGGACAGCCCTTTTCCGACCAGTATCAGCTCAATAACGGCCTCAGCTACCAACAGCCAAACTCGTCCCAATATTCTACGCAGCAGGGATATGCACCACAGAAACCGAATACCTTTACTCCGCCTCAGCAGGGCACGcctgtgcagcagcagcaactggcACCAcagcctcttcagcagcagcctggtgCGCCGTCTTCCGCTCACTCGACAATGAGGGTGAATCCCAATGCTCAGTACGgagcagcccagcagcccGTTAGTACCGGTGCTATTGCTACTTCCACCATTCCACCAGCAATCCCTCCTGTCATCTCTCAGCCGGTAGAAAGTGGCCCCAAGAAAAGGAAGCGTGCCACCAAGAGCACTCCAGAGCCGGCTGTTCCAGAGCAACCGGCATACCCCATAGACTTCCCGGTCGACATCCTCCCAAGAAAGAGCGAAGACCCCGAAATCTTATCTGTTCCCTTACCttcagcagaagaagctcagctCATTGCCCAGTTTGCGAAGCGGAATAAGGCTGCCCAGAATAAGTATCCTTCTATCAAGGGCCTTCCATATCTAGTATATGATGGCACGATTAAGCTTCCAG CGCCCAAGAGCTACGACAAGCTGTCTCCTTGTATTGCCTTGCCACCGCACGGCGATCGTTCCTTGGTACCCGAGCTAGGATATCTGCCTTGCGAAATTCAAGGAAAATTCACCACGCAGTATCGGCCGTCTGCAGACAGGAGTGGTTTAGACGAGCGACGAGAAGAGGCGAAACAGCTGTTGGATGAATATGATCGCTCCATGTACAGCCTTGGCAAACGCCGGCCAAAGTACACCGAGTATCCTC ATGCATTCAAGGAACAGCTCAAGTCCGACGAAGCTTCAAAGAATAAGGCAGAGAAGCGAGCAAAGAAGGAACAGGAGGATGACCGAGCGAAGCCG ATCCGACCTCTGGTTCGACCGACTGATCCGACCGAAGCCGCTGCCTGGGATATTATTGGAATCGTCAACATTGAACCTTCTGTGGCTCGCACATCATCTCTTATTGCCGGAAGGGTTCAACAGGCTGGTGAATTCTTTATCAAGCTTCGTGGTGAGATGAATAAGGCCAAACTGGACGTGGACAATGCGACAAAAAATGAGGTCCCGGAACCTGAGCTAGCGGAGCTCAAGAGGGTAGCTgaacagaagaaggaggcttTCTACCGCGCCCTGGACGTCACTATCGAGCACGCCGACGATGGCGTTTTGGATAATCTTGGTGGCCACCAGAAATTGGTCCTCAGCCTTGTGAACGCCATGATATCGTCCATCAAGGCGGGTGATTTTTCGGGGAAGCTACCCAAGGCGCTGTTGGAAATCTTTACCCATTTCCGCATGACTAAGAGGATTGCCGAGACTACAAACTTTGAAACGGTACGAAAAAGGTTTGAAGACAaaggtgatgatgaagtCAAGGAGATGGCGCGCGAAATTGCTGCGAACATGAAGAAGGTCACCAAAACGGCCGAGCCAGAAACGGCTACGGGGTATACTGGAACATCTGCAGCCAGTAGGGCCAAAGCAGGTATCAAATCATCTGCAGATGCCTCTTCAGCTAAGAGAGCTAGAGATGATGACTCCGATTCTCGCACGGTGAAGAAGATTGCGGTGGAGCCCGGAAGCAGCTCTCTcagcaagaagctggcaCAGCCAAAGATCCAACAACCAGCGGTATCCAAGATTATTGCTCCCAAAGGCCTTTCTTCGATCCTCCCGGGCAAGGCACGCCCGGTATCAAAACCCGTGGTCAAATCAGATGCAGATAGCCCTTCGACGTCTAGCGATGATAAAATCAAGGTAGACGCTAAGAAGGTGGTGACAAAGACTGAACCGAGCAAGTCGACGGTTCCTAAAGTGGAAGCAAAACCCCTCACGGCAAAGGTATCTTCCACATCAAGCTCGAGCGCCTTGTCGGGAATCGCTTCTCTGCTTGATTCCATCAATGCACCGAAGCCGGCTGAAGTCCCCGCTCCAGCGACCAAGGAGACAAGAGAGTCCGATACCCCAGAAGCACCGGAAGAAAAAGCGAAGAGACTTCGAAAGGAGGCACGTCGAAAGCTTAGGGTCAGTTGGAAGCCGGAGACGGAGCTTGTGCAAGTCAGAATCTTCCAcaaagacgacgaagaagatgaaggcagGGGAAGCAACTTGACACGAGATGCAGCTGATGATCGTTCCGAAGGTATGGTCTTGAAGCAGCGTGCTGAcgtcgaagatgatgaggatgacgacgatatTCCGTATCAACCTTGGCTTGGGCCTGTCGGAATCGACTTTTCAGCACTGGCCGACGATGTCCGGGCCAAAAATTACGTTACGCGTGGTGGCACTGTTACTTTCACGACTGACGAGCAGCAACGGAttgcagagagagagcagagagagtTAATGGCCATCTACACCGACGTCGACGATATCCCTGCAACTCCCAAGTCCCCACTTCCAGAGGCGGCGACTACTGCCAGTACCGAAGCTAAGACAGGCTATCTTCCTCGGGAGGATGCCAAGTTTGAAGAAATCCAGCTTAGGTGGCGAGACGAACAACAGTACGGGCTGGACGAGGCATTACGATCTGCCATGAAGCGACTCGATGCCAAGCATAGCCCCTCTAGCAAGCTGGATTCCATCCTTGGCCGGCTTCAGGGAAGTACATCGACATCCGCGTCGTCCTCTCAACCCATGGCCTCTCTGCACAGCCAGTACTcgcttcctctcctcttggGCGCCGCAGCGGAGAAACAGCTACTTGCGGTACTTCAGTCGGACAAGACCAAGGCTTGGCGTGATCCCAACCCCGTCCTTTACGGCGATTCGGTTCGTGTGTATAATTATACCGACCCTACAGTTCGACTCAATGGAAGTGCTGTTGAAGAGGTCGTGAAAAGCTTGATTAGCAAAGCATATCCCCCGACATCTCCTCCCGACTGGCTTTCGTTTGATCAAGAAAGAGTCAGAGAGTGGTGGTTCGGATATAACAAGGAGGTTGCTGCCAGgcagaagaaagaggacgaggcaaaggcaaaggctgaagctgaggcAAACGCACTTaaggttgctgctgctacggctgctgccgccgccgccaccgccaacCCGGCAAATACCCAATCCCAGGACTGGTCGGCGCAATACGCGCAGCAACAGAATTATGCTCCGTATATGGCACTGCTACAGCAGATGACTGGTGGGCAGCTTCCATCAGCTGCGGCGCCGGCGTCAGCCCAGCATCCTCAAATCCCTGACGGACAATTACAATCGATTCTCGCCGCCATCAACCAACCTCAACAAGCAGCCCCTGCGCAAGCTGCGAATATTGCTAGTTATCTGAATCCGAATGATCCATCGTATCAGCAGCTAATGATGCTCACCCAAATGGCGCAAGGCCAACAACAACCGCCTCCTCCCCCACCGCCTCCGCCATCATCCTTTGATCATAGGCCTGAGCGAGACTGGGATCGGAACGATAACCAGAGGGGAAGTGAGCAGCACGGAAAAGAGGgtaggaaaaagaagggcaCACTACCGCCGCATAAACCTGCAAATAAAGCCCTTATTGGTACTAAGCCATGTACGTTTTGGCAGCAAGGCAAATGTGCTCGAGGTGATAAGTGCACCTTTAGACACGGCTGA
- a CDS encoding uncharacterized protein (EggNog:ENOG41~BUSCO:EOG092D3TKU), with amino-acid sequence MKVFSNTVTYEYSWDEVSTANWRKYGPWNNKSEHVIAVDTLSRRVDVATGILRTERLITCKQAAPDWIKSLLGGNMEESFVYEASYVDPQNKTVTMVSQNLTWSNLVRVQEEVVYKPLSEHQTQFLQSARITALCGGWQRIKNGIEDSLCTRFKENAVKGREGFERVLEMSRIVFAEEKERLQQQKLALM; translated from the coding sequence ATGAAAGTCTTCTCCAACACCGTCACCTACGAGTACTCGTGGGACGAGGTCTCCACCGCCAACTGGCGCAAGTACGGCCCGTGGAACAACAAGTCTGAGCACGTCATCGCCGTCGACACGCTCTCCCGCCGAGTCGACGTCGCGACCGGCATCCTGCGCACCGAACGCCTCATCACATGCAAGCAGGCCGCGCCCGACTGGATCAAGTCGCTGCTGGGCGGCAACATGGAGGAGAGCTTCGTCTACGAGGCCAGCTACGTCGACCCGCAGAACAAGACCGTCACCATGGTCAGCCAGAACCTGACGTGGAGCAACCTGGTGCGCGTGCAGGAGGAGGTCGTCTACAAGCCGCTCAGCGAGCACCAGACGCAGTTCCTGCAGAGCGCCCGCATCACCGCCCTGTGCGGCGGCTGGCAGCGCATCAAGAACGGCATCGAGGACTCGCTGTGCACGCGCTTCAAGGAGAACGCCGTCAAGGGCCGCGAGGGCTTCGAGCGCGTCCTGGAAATGAGCCGCATCGTCTTcgccgaggagaaggagaggctgcagcagcagaagctggcGCTGATGTAA